The Nicotiana tomentosiformis chromosome 2, ASM39032v3, whole genome shotgun sequence genome includes the window GtacggtatccctaggaatctcttcaggtggtggaggagccggtaatggctgagtaggggtctcatcctaggcctcagactgggccccatctaccggggtaccctgctggtcccctcacctgctgctaTATCTCTCATCTAACTTctcgtagtcttcctagtcaccatcATCTATGTATGCAAACACGAAcatgtaagtttaactcaaatatcctataactcagttctatagcacgatttagatttgaaagaaggttaaacaactcctaaatgccttgtagttttgtgcttatataatgtggtgtacaacacatctataaacaagaccctactagacacggcttgtagactctctaggatagaactgctctgataccaaatttatCCCGTCCCAAACCTGGGGGGGGGGGCGAGACTGGCACAcggtgcctcacttaacctagCGTACTAACTTGCGACTGAGGGAttctgaacatacaatgtcatactttgacCATGGTACCACATTGCAAGACATTTTGctaaacaaaatataaaattgaatggaaactagttctgactaaacatcaatataatgttgggccgacaaggcgtcataactactacaactgacaaacaaacaacatatacatacaaggcctacaatcCTAACATAATGCACTAACCGATAGGATaggtctacaagcctctactgatggatgtactgtggtcagaacagggccccaacctacccataatatatatatatatacatatatacacaatatgtactcaaaaccctagacccggcaactccgaagaaCATGGATCTTACTGATCAAGCAGATCACGGACAACACTACAGAGGAGGTCTACCAGGCTATCTATCTGAACctacatgcatgaaatgcagcgtccccatgAATGGGACGTCACtacaaaataatgtacctagtatataaggcaatagaataactgaaagctaaaactaaactgataatctaaataactgaaagtaactgggagtcaaagatgatctggagatatacttacctgttgatactgattcaactctctcaatatagtaagtaaaatagttgtccggccctataaggctcggtatatgtaaTTGCTCACCGTATTAGGCTCACTAATAGGCGATCGGCagtactaggctctgtatctcggccattatgGCCTCGATCATAGGCGCTCAGACACAGttggctcggtatataacttaccagctgatcagaggttgcccaatacgggcctgcccatcgattatagctcgatggtggtgaaagtactataattatgtatatatagaccctctgctctcttgactgaaagaaaacaatacttaactgaatataaagtcccgataagggagaatactataacttatgagactatgataatgtacataagttcaggaatacgaacttctctttatgtctcgttatcaaactcatgtagttacaagatcatgcaaaaatgaaggaaaggtttagccttaacataccttatcacaatctttccaatctccaagttgaactcacctcttcgcaccttaatctacaacaacgataataatactatcattaagttgcgaaaggtacaactatcgcacaatgaatgacaagcttattttgtactaaaacgggcagcatctcccctataatccttactccctccaaattcaagataacaccaacaacacaagaacacaacaataacaacatatatacattattttccaatcTTATATACACCACCAATTACTACAAAACAGCCTGAAACACcctaatctcttcatacacaaaacgaccatcgtagtagtgtcaaacatcccaaaaatgttatgacgaacgaccagcccacaaccctaaatttatgtggtgtttctccacaccatttCTCCTCCAAACTCCATAAAACAGTGGCAAAACATGCAGTCCAACAGCAACACgaaatagtccacaaaacagtccgctacaagtgaataactcgaactcacgacttccgatcaccgtcccatgagttcttgcaaatatagaacgactttccATACATCTCCATCAGAAAAAAATGgttgaaagagagcagtaaacttaccttatttgttgaataactcagctcctatcttggttcttcaaactctaggttttacttccaactagaacttgaaatggagagaaaaccaattagggtttgtgtgcaatttttgggaggatttttgcaggcgcttatgtctggttattatgccgtATTATCAGTGtaatatatgaaggaaatagTCCTTTAAAAAGTCTCTTTGGACGACCctaactggcccatttttggacatatataatcctctcatttaagcaagtaggtgacacacttacttgtcacctagcagtttgtgcagtctcgcaaaaatgtatATATCTTTCTTATCcgatgttgtattgacaaacggtttaatgatttAGAAAATAGTCTCATATATcttcaatttgatgggtggaacaccccataactctaattATATTGGGAGCAAATTGCAATTACATTTGAccccaaatttcagtaaaacttatgaacgtaactagTGATGACTtccatcgacttttgttccacaacttgcttgacctcaaaacataacacacgactaccatacaactaacataactcataacataaccttattatcatgttaagaaccctagtctcaccccaaaggtacgggttataacattcctaacttgtcgactttcgacgaaacattattttcttcaattccttagcttctgaaccttccaaccctctttataCTTGTTtttcatgatattcaatatttgtaatCTTCAAGGTAACAtaataacttactttatatacttccaaagatgatctcatttttggtcttacATTGGTTTGCTTATGATGCACTTTTACATACGTAAATATGGAGTGTAACAGCTTTCCATGTAGTGGAATTCATGCAGACTACATAAATGGAAAAGACTAAACAAAATATGGGAATGCAGTCACCGTATAGATCCAGGATGGCTATGAGcgagatgatgaaatatggatacgGGCCAGGAACATGGCTGGGAGCCAGGTCAGACGGAATCACAGAGCCAATTGAACATAATGGGCAGAAAGGAAGGGCAGGATAGGATATCAGCCTTCGGATAGGAAAGCTCCTACCGGTAGCTCCGAGGAAAAGATTTTTGTGCCATAGCATGTTTCAAGTCCGGGTTAGAGTTCATTACCAGAAGATTATATCATCGATGAGATGGGAAAGTTGttcgtgaatatgattgaagaattTTGTGAAGGGActgacatcaagacaccgactatCAGGGATGCCGAACCAGGGTAGAAGCTGTGGAATTGTACCCCCAGTCCATTTTTGGTTCGTCGGGAGTCTTTTTAGTGTGGAactgtaaaagttttctttttgaaaagcacacggtcaattgaggcatgCACCATGtctgtacctttttgtcatttgtcTCTTTTGAACGCTTAAGACattcctcttttgatgaaataaaaagaatcattttctcaaaagttagaactttatttactgctttatttatacttagcttttcttttcagtaataaaaATGCTAAATACCCGCATTTCACGATTATGATATGTAACAAACCGTCGAGCGCAACGACCCAGATTATGAGGAGTACGACGAGAGTATGATGCCAGAAAATCTCCCGCAAGAGATAGAGCAGTTGGAGAGTTAGAAAAAGTCCAACCTCGAAAAAACGTAAATGGTCAATcttggaagtgaagaagatgtaaAAGAAACCACAATCAGCATTCACCTAGAAGCCGAGCAGAAGGAAAAAATTGTTGGGCTCCTCCGACAGTACATCGAtgtgtttgcatggtcctatgatgacatgcCAGGATTAAGCACTGATATTTTCTCACATAGATTGCCCACCGATCCTACCAGACTGCCGGTCAAGTAGAAACCTAGAAAATTCAAATCTGATTTAAGTCTGAGGATAAAGGAAGAAGTGACCAAGCAGATAGAAGCGAATTTAGTAAGGGTCACTAACTATCCAAGCTGGTTGGAAAACATCATCCCAGTACCCAAAAAAGACGGAAAGATCATAGTATGTGTGGACTACCGAGATCTTAACAAACTAGTCCAAAGGATCATTTCACTTTGAAAAATATCCATATCCTCATCGACAACTGTGCGAAGCATGAACTGCAATCGTTTGTGGATTGTTTCGCTAGGTACCACCAAATCTTAATACATGAGGAAGATGCATAATAGACGGCATTCACCACACCTTGGGGAGTTTACTGCTATAGAGTCAAGTTGTTTGGTCTCAAGAATGCCAGTGCCAGGTACATAAGGACCATGACGACCCTTTTTCACAACATGATACATAATGAGAttgaagtgtatgtggatgacatcatcataaAGTCTCGAAAGAGTTCAGAGCACTGGGACGATCTGAAGAAATTTTTTGAATGCCTGGGAAggtacagtttgaagttgaacccgGCAAAGTGCATGTTCAAAGTCCCCGCTGGAAAGTTGTTGGGCTTCATTGTAAGCAGGAAGGGGATAGAACTGGACCCATCCAAATCAAGGCTATTCAGGAATTGCCACTACCAAATTGTAAGAAAGATGTAATGAGTTTCCTGGgtagattgaattacatcagtaaactaaggcattacatgtcagcATACACTACGCATTTGATATCTCAGCTCGATCcgctcaagtacatcttccataAGTTGATGCCTACCGGAAAGCTGGCTAAATGGCAAATTCTCCTcagcgaatttgacattgtgtacataacccAAAAGGCTATCAAAGGGAAAGCTTTAGTCGACCACCTCACAGAGAATCCGGTGGATGGGGATTATGAGCCACTTACcatgtattttcccgatgaagaagTGTTATTTGCTGGagaagatattccaaaatcgtACCCTGGATGGAGAATGCTTTTCGATGGAGcatcaaacttcaaaggagtcagAATTGGGGCAGTCCTGATTTCAGAATCTAACAACACTATCCAGCATCAGCAAAGATAAGATTATGTGGTATcaataatatggctgaatacgaAGCGTGCATCCTTGGGATCAGAATAGCAGTCGACATGAACGTCAAAGAACCTTTGGTCATAGGGGATTCAAATCTattgatacaccaagtccaaACAGAATGGTCCACCAAAAATGTCAAGATACTTCCATACATGCACTGCGTGAAGGAGCAATGCAAGAAGTTCATgaagattgagttcaagcacgtCTCCAAGATTCAGAACGAGTTCGCCGATTCCCTTGCAACCCTATCATCTATGATtcagcatccagacaagaacCACATCGACCCTATTGAGGTAGAGATCAGGGATCAACATGCCTATTTCTTCCATGTAGATGGAGAACCAGATGGCAAACCATGGTATCACAACATTACTGAATTCCTTGCAACCAGAGAATACCGGGATaatgctactaatggtcaaaagTGAGCCCTCAAGAGgctggaaaaccaccttttcctcaacggggaagtcctgtataggaggaccccaggtttaggtttgttgagatgtgtagacaCTGCCGAGGTAACCAGGTTATTAGAAGAAATACTTGCAGGAATGTGTagaccccacatgaatgggttcacattagccaagaagATCTTAAGAGTTGGATaattttggatgactatggagagCGACAGTATGCGCTACAtacagaagtgtcaccagtgccaaaTTCACCGGGATTTCATCCAGGTTCCGCCAAATGAGTTAAACGTAATGGGTTCACCCTGGCCGTTTGtagcttggggaatggacgtgattggacctatagagccCGCCGCATCAAATGGATGCCATTTAATCTTGGTAGATATCGACtatttcaccaaatgggtggaGGCCTATTCTTACAAAGTcgtcacaaagaaggtagtggcaAATTTCGCCCGAAACAACATTGTCTACAAATTTGGAATATCAGAGTCCATTATCACCGACAAATGCCGCTAATCTCAACAATgacctcatgagagaaatctgCGATAAGTTCATAATCATCCACCACAATTCCACAGCCTAcaggccgcaaatgaatggagcagtAGAGGCAGCCAAGAAGCATATCAAGAGGATTCtacgaaagatagtggacaattaCAGACAATGGCACGAAAAACTATCTTTCTCTTTACTGGGTTATCGGaccaccatgagaacatccaTTGGGGAAACaccatacatgttggtatatgaCACTTATGTTTTGATACCTGCAAAAGTTGACATACCATCTTTAAGGGTCATTTAAGAGGCAAAATTGGATGACATTGAATTGATACAGGTGATACAtgagcaactcatgctcattgacgaGAGAAGAATGGAGGGAGTATGTCATGGTCAGCTATATCAAAATAGGATGGCCAGCTCATTCAACAAGAGACTGAAACCTCGCTagttcacaccggggcagttggtcttgaagaaaatctttccccacCAAGAAGAAGccagacgcaatcaagagatattatgtttgaaGATATATAGAGTTAGGTTTTGATGTAATagaactacgttcaacctgacttcccacggaggGATACGTAGCCAACCTACATAGGGTTCGGTTTCTCTCCCCCTTTATCctgtaatagaaaaaccaaatatcactttTATATGTTACTCAGGAACTACGCCCACTTAATTTTCTCAGAAAGGAATACTTTGGCAATCCTTATCAGATTCAatcatcttttgtaattgaactatgttCTATCTTGATTCCATCTGGATACGTTGGAtgtctgagtcagactcggccattttcattcttaatctcatcattttgcatctgtTATAATTGAACTACGCTTTGatctgattccatttggatacgtaggctgcctAAGTCAGGCTCGGTCATCCTCATCATTGTTATCATAATCCACGAACTACGTTCAGAACTGATTCTGTTTTGGATACGTAGAcaacctgaaagggttcggtAATAACCTTAGGAAAGCCTTGTAATGCATTAGTTTGTAGTCGTGACAACAAGCAGCCGCATTGTCAAGAAGCATCACGGAAGATCGACATAAATAGTACAAAGTTTCAAGAGGATACGCTCGCATGTGGAGAACCTTTCGCAACATGTCCTAATCCAGAACGACGGCATTTACCTTGAAAAACAAAgtattttcaaaatgttttccAAAATACAGTTTGTTCCACCTACCGAACTTCGCGACGCAGCCATGTTAAAGGTCGGGGCAAACCAACATTGTGGTCAACAGCaaaaactccc containing:
- the LOC138905986 gene encoding uncharacterized protein, producing MAEYEACILGIRIAVDMNVKEPLVIGDSNLLIHQVQTEWSTKNVKILPYMHCVKEQCKKFMKIEFKHVSKIQNEFADSLATLSSMIQHPDKNHIDPIEVEIRDQHAYFFHVDGEPDGKPWYHNITEFLATREYRDNATNGQK